From the Phoenix dactylifera cultivar Barhee BC4 chromosome 10, palm_55x_up_171113_PBpolish2nd_filt_p, whole genome shotgun sequence genome, one window contains:
- the LOC103711040 gene encoding thioredoxin M-type, chloroplastic-like yields MALETCFQMSTIASTTPTNSRARFFSYKEKHNLPANSGLKRAISALSSSSTPSTSIPSANNRRKRFICQAKNAVDEVLVVNDANWDSMVIGCGTPVLVDFWAPWCGPCRMIAPIIDELAKDYAGKIICCKVNTDECPNIASKYGIRSIPTVLFFKNGDKKESVIGAVPKSTLCGIIDKYLEM; encoded by the exons ATGGCTTTAGAAACCTGTTTCCAAATGAGCACCATTGCCTCCACAACTCCGACTAATAGTAGAGCCAGATTCTTCTCCTACAAGGAAAAGCATAATTTGCCAGCAAACAGTGGATTAAAGAGAGCTATTTCAGCCCTCTCATCATCGTCGACTCCATCCACATCGATCCCTTCGGCTAATAACCGTCGTAAACGTTTCATCTGTCAAGCTAAaaatgcagtggatgaag TCCTGGTGGTGAATGATGCCAATTGGGACAGCATGGTCATTGGCTGCGGAACACCAGTACTAGTAGATTTTTGGGCACCATGGTGTGGTCCCTGCCGGATGATTGCACCAATTATCGATGAATTGGCCAAAGACTATGCTGGAAAAATTATCTGCTGCAAGGTCAACACCGATGAATGCCCGAACATCGCATCTAAGTATGGTATTCGGAGCATCCCAACTGTTCTATTCTTCAAAAATGGCGACAAGAAAGAGAGTGTCATTGGAGCAGTGCCAAAGAGCACATTGTGTGGTATCATAGACAAATATTTGGAAATGTGA
- the LOC120112141 gene encoding uncharacterized protein LOC120112141, whose amino-acid sequence MKKTSPRLNIERKSSIEDEPRTLRLDQFQYAREEALCVLSTKTIEEALKIFTDGLKPVLSIRDNKDLDADAEMLDCAEMEHLNLPLLKRETVSSPF is encoded by the exons ATGAAGAAGACATCTCCACGTCTCAACATAGAGAGGAAGTCTTCAATAGAGGATGAGCCTCGCACTCTCAGGCTTGATCAGTTCCAATATGCAAGG GAGGAAGCATTATGTGTGCTAAGCACCAAAACCATAGAAGAGGCTCTTAAAATATTCACAGAT GGTCTGAAGCCAGTGCTCAGCATAAGGGACAACAAGGATTTGGATGCTGATGCTGAAATGTTGGATTGCGCAGAAATGGAGCATCTAAACCTCCCCTTGCTAAAGAGAGAAACAGTTTCCTCCCCTTTTTAG
- the LOC103711043 gene encoding GDP-L-galactose phosphorylase 1-like, which produces MEMLTIKRVPTVLSNYQEDAAEPRGCGRNCLGKCCLPVSKLPLYVFKSAAELPDSPSGATEKPLADFFLNSLLLGQWEDRMSKGLFRYDVTTCETKVIPGEQGFIAQLNEGRHLKKRPTEFRIDRVLQPFDPAKFNFTKVGQEEVLFRFEAGGGNKAHFFESAPVDGATSPTVVAINVSPIEYGHVLLIPRLLDCLPQRIDAESFLLAFHMAAEAGNPYFRLGYNSLGAFATINHLHFQAYYLSLPFPVEKAPTEKIPMAKGLANSGLKVSLLMNYPVRGLVYEGGNTLKDLADVVANSCICLQENNIPFNVLISDSGRRIFLFPQCYAEKQALGEVSQEILDTQVNPAVWEISGHIVLKRKKDYEEASEDYAWSLLAEVSLSEERFQEVKAYIFEAIGLVEAEVEDADVNENKRTSHQSTPVDTTHFPEGCLVQQ; this is translated from the exons ATGGAGATGCTGACCATCAAGAGGGTCCCCACCGTGCTCTCCAACTACCAGGAGGACGCCGCCGAGCCCCGTGGCTGCGGCCGGAACTGCCTCGGCAAGTGTTGCTTGCCCG TCTCTAAACTTCCCCTTTATGTCTTCAAGAGCGCGGCGGAGCTGCCGGATTCTCCGTCGGGCGCCACCGAGAAGCCGCTGGCCGACTTCTTCCTCAACTCCCTTTTGCTTGGACAG TGGGAGGATCGAATGAGCAAGGGGTTGTTCCGGTATGATGTGACGACCTGCGAGACCAAGGTGATCCCTGGGGAGCAGGGGTTCATTGCCCAGCTGAACGAGGGCCGCCACCTCAAGAAACGCCCCACCGAGTTCCGTATCGACCGTGTCCTCCAGCCATTTGATCCCGCCAAGTTTAACTTCACCAAGGTTGGCCAGGAGGAGGTGCTGTTCCGCTTCGAGGCCGGGGGAGGCAACAAGGCTCACTTCTTTGAGAGTGCCCCTGTTGATGGAGCCACCTCTCCCACCGTCGTCGCGATCAAT GTGAGCCCCATCGAGTATGGTCATGTGCTGCTGATTCCTCGTTTGCTCGATTGCTTGCCTCAGAGGATCGATGCCGAGAGCTTCTTGCTTGCCTTTCACATGGCAGCAGAAGCAGGGAACCCTTACTTCAGGCTGGGATACAATAGTTTGGGTGCCTTTGCCACCATTAATCACCTGCATTTCCAG GCTTATTACTTGTCGCTGCCCTTCCCGGTGGAGAAGGCCCCAACGGAAAAGATACCAATGGCTAAGGGCCTGGCCAATAGTGGTCTGAAGGTCtcactgttgatgaattatccTGTGAGAGGCCTGGTTTATGAGGGTGGCAACACCTTGAAGGACCTAGCTGATGTGGTAGCCAACTCCTGCATTTGTCTTCAAGAAAACAACATCCCATTTAATGTGCTTATTTCTGACTCAGGCAGGAGGATCTTCCTCTTCCCACAG TGCTACGCTGAAAAACAAGCTCTTGGTGAGGTGAGCCAGGAAATTCTGGATACTCAAGTGAACCCTGCTGTATGGGAGATCAGTGGGCATATCGTGCTGAAGCGGAAAAAAGATTATGAAGAGGCGTCAGAGGACTACGCTTGGAGTCTCTTGGCTGAGGTCTCCCTCTCTGAAGAGAGGTTTCAAGAAGTGAAAGCTTATATCTTTGAAGCCATAGGATTGGTGGAGGCTGAAGTGGAAGATGCGGACGTAAACGAGAATAAAAGAACCTCACATCAGTCCACCCCTGTGGACACTACCCATTTCCCAGAAGGGTGTCTGGTTCAACAATGA